One window of the Kosakonia cowanii JCM 10956 = DSM 18146 genome contains the following:
- the cspF gene encoding cold shock-like protein CspF — MSRKMTGIVKSFDILSGKGLIIPSDGRKDVLLHVSAVSCGETNQLIPGLRIEFCRINCLSGPVAANIYLA; from the coding sequence TTGTCGCGTAAAATGACTGGAATTGTCAAAAGTTTTGATATTCTTAGTGGTAAAGGTCTCATCATCCCATCAGATGGCCGAAAAGATGTTTTGCTTCATGTTTCTGCTGTTAGTTGCGGCGAAACAAATCAGCTCATTCCCGGGCTCCGTATTGAGTTTTGTCGTATCAATTGCCTTAGTGGTCCTGTTGCAGCGAATATTTACTTAGCATGA
- a CDS encoding cold shock domain-containing protein, with protein sequence MSSRSKGLVKWFNEKKGFGFISPLDGGKDIPVHFSALLGDNFKTLFEGQKVEFAIQRGEKGLTAASVTLCDK encoded by the coding sequence ATGTCATCACGAAGTAAAGGCCTGGTAAAGTGGTTTAACGAAAAAAAAGGCTTTGGTTTCATTTCTCCTCTCGATGGCGGGAAGGATATACCCGTACATTTTTCTGCTCTTCTTGGTGATAACTTTAAGACACTTTTTGAAGGACAAAAAGTTGAATTCGCTATCCAGCGCGGAGAAAAAGGGCTGACTGCCGCCAGTGTAACGCTTTGCGATAAATAA
- a CDS encoding DsbA family protein produces the protein MSIKKTTLSLVTTVILSVFTPLHAAPAPAFTPEQEARIGEIAADYLLAHPDVLVQVSQKLQQQQHAREQLAMSLKVMDNQAALLRDADTPVSGPAGAKVAVIEFFDYQCVFCSRLAPGMEQVMKTRPDVRYIFKEWPIFAPKWETSSLAAQYGIGVWKAKGAAGYLTYHNGIYHTGHIEGDLTTEDIKAVAHAAGVDTLNAVDHAPVLGKNDALAQALGLTGTPGLIVMPVENASPGTITVFAGLASPEQILAAIDKAQH, from the coding sequence GTGAGCATAAAAAAGACAACACTGTCATTAGTTACAACAGTCATATTATCTGTTTTTACCCCCCTCCATGCAGCACCTGCGCCGGCATTCACGCCAGAGCAGGAAGCCCGCATAGGGGAAATAGCGGCTGACTATCTGCTGGCGCACCCGGACGTTCTGGTGCAGGTCAGCCAGAAGCTGCAGCAACAACAGCATGCGCGTGAGCAGCTGGCCATGAGCCTGAAGGTCATGGATAACCAGGCGGCCCTGCTCAGGGATGCTGACACACCGGTAAGCGGACCGGCCGGCGCGAAGGTCGCCGTGATTGAGTTCTTTGACTACCAGTGTGTGTTCTGCAGCAGACTGGCGCCGGGGATGGAGCAGGTGATGAAAACCCGCCCTGACGTGCGTTACATCTTTAAGGAATGGCCGATATTTGCACCGAAGTGGGAGACGTCGTCCCTGGCGGCGCAGTACGGTATCGGGGTCTGGAAAGCGAAAGGCGCAGCAGGCTACCTGACCTACCACAACGGGATATATCACACCGGGCACATCGAGGGTGACCTGACGACAGAGGATATTAAGGCGGTAGCTCACGCCGCCGGCGTGGATACGCTGAACGCCGTGGACCATGCCCCTGTTCTGGGAAAAAACGATGCGCTCGCGCAGGCGCTGGGGCTCACGGGTACGCCAGGACTGATTGTGATGCCGGTGGAGAACGCCTCACCCGGAACCATCACCGTCTTTGCCGGGCTGGCGTCACCGGAGCAGATTCTGGCGGCGATCGATAAAGCACAGCACTGA
- the mobF gene encoding MobF family relaxase — protein MMSPAPIVSAGDAAGYYSNKDNYYFLGQLESEWLGEGASALGLEGPVRSDQLTAVLEGRLPDGSRLGKEVNGIHSHRPGHDLTFSAPKSVSILALVGGDKAMLEAHQYAVRVAAGYVEKLISARETVDGKTSIIPTGKMVAALYTHDTSRNLDPQLHTHMLVANMTELNGKWKALATDYIHNAGFIETVMKMQVTLGKLYRTALRDRVETLGHEIEEVGPHGMWEIKAVPEAVREEYSSRGREVRGAVGAEATLKSLDIAAKNTRKAKVDPSRLRLMERWQTQMKEKGWDMKAYQDSVVPRDAPDAGAVAIPAAHRQPVRDATQPDATKAPSPAEQPARDEQVTRSNGQRDAEQPARSAEGRDPAEPVPARSVPARDSAPASAERGGNVKTADSQQPDVRQEVTDAVRMAVSQLSDSKTRFTWGELLLSTTEFSDKIPDVKEIKLALDEALKEGLIVPLDAEKGVFTSRHHLLDELSIQALGKEHLSETHVVSFTRPAQYAPPALEPVEKDALVLMNAPKGVAGIRELTEQLAGISAAHGREVKVLASSAERAISLAKSDVLREHITGRQQLLKGELSLRPQSTLIIEGAERLGLKETLILLGEAREKDAQLVFLDSAGRQANGNAMSVLESAGVRRSRRTEPSPGLEAEVISIADKRDRYSALATRFAELNPGTEPVTAVVIGQREQKQLTGLIRDALQNAGQLERDGVTIEARTPVWLDSKTRRMTGSYRAGQVLEDRTEREARHFIIDRVHEETRMLSLIDSDGVLVRQKISDLTADWRLFNSEQLHVAGGDKLIALAADRGAGLKAKDRLTVTGVSPQGIGVMRDGKAVTLPADRPLYVTHGYVAGPGNRDNDTGVVLAALNSRDISAQTVNSLAQSGSRAEIFTAETQDRAEARLQRMRVDNSPVQLVTKLSGEADISSAVRTLQAGVLSDAALAVRRAIADQQSVTLNELKLAEAATAFHPGLTEVTREISAMIKNGDLIRVPNKTEPLLVARATWEMEKTIISAIVAGKDTQVPLMEQVDNALLDGLTQGQKAAAQLVLNSRDQFTGIQGYAGVGKTTQVRAVKTALDTLPASARPALHGLAPTHQAVKELRAVGIEAQTVKSFLVEYDQMKAAGEKPDFSNRVFLIDESSMLGNQDTAAAYLAIQAGGGRGVSMGDIDQFESPESGAPFRLVQERSPMDVAIMKQIVRQKEVNLRDAVHDVIDNRIDAALERLKHQPADLVARQEPDWQPPAEGLAESDNPVSDLVADWLSRTPKARDETLIIAQLNDDRAAINREIFDALDAREELGEKKISVPVLEKIKHTRHEFNKLAAWEAGMVLKRGDTYQDVVAVDYNGSLVTVRNENDRIAMVSPRELLTGDVELFKRSEKILAAGAVVRFTVTDRNRGQAANQKFTVEKVTDSGDIVLQGADGRKTINPVQVRAEQHLDYAWAITGYGAQGASEGAVLALEGTEGSRQAMAHKRAFYISLSRAKQHVQVYTDGTEKWVRSIKRTEYDLKTAHDALSPQTERKQAKVIWAMGQPVGKTAIGRAWSRHEAMGEHNLTARVIPATRRFPDPSLALPLYDNNGRSAGLALVSLVASDTGRLMRGDVRMVATQGATGAVMQRSRSGNTHVVRTADEAFKAVREHPGDGVVWQTGDEKPSPWMLKVSQGAALSEEAARAQTIRLAESEAVTVPAAAPVRDDESVPARAIEQAIQELRGSDEYAIAEAQRQQEMQAYEEYQSRIVLPEEERVADIRLSLKDDTTPERVPDGKDIARIAGEERELQADKDRPGPLPALSQDKATGERAVAGQVARELAEHQRDMPLPRDMPERGREIEHQEHAPPRTIQKER, from the coding sequence ATGATGTCACCCGCCCCCATCGTGTCTGCCGGTGATGCGGCTGGCTACTACAGCAATAAAGACAACTACTATTTTCTCGGGCAGCTGGAGAGCGAATGGCTGGGTGAGGGGGCCAGCGCGCTGGGGCTGGAGGGGCCGGTGCGCAGCGACCAGCTGACGGCCGTGCTCGAGGGCCGCCTGCCTGACGGCTCACGGCTCGGTAAGGAGGTCAACGGTATCCACTCCCATCGCCCCGGCCATGACCTGACGTTTTCGGCACCGAAAAGTGTCTCCATCCTCGCCCTTGTGGGCGGGGACAAAGCCATGCTGGAAGCGCATCAGTACGCTGTGCGTGTGGCGGCAGGCTACGTTGAAAAACTGATCTCCGCGCGCGAAACCGTGGACGGCAAAACCTCCATCATCCCCACCGGGAAAATGGTGGCCGCGCTCTACACACACGACACGTCCCGTAACCTCGATCCGCAGCTGCACACACACATGCTGGTTGCCAACATGACGGAGCTGAACGGCAAATGGAAGGCGCTGGCCACGGACTACATCCACAACGCCGGTTTTATCGAGACGGTGATGAAAATGCAGGTCACGCTGGGTAAACTTTACCGTACCGCCCTGCGTGATCGCGTGGAAACCCTGGGGCATGAAATTGAGGAAGTCGGGCCACACGGGATGTGGGAAATTAAGGCCGTGCCGGAAGCGGTCCGGGAAGAGTATTCCTCGCGCGGCCGGGAAGTGCGCGGTGCCGTCGGTGCCGAGGCCACGCTGAAAAGCCTCGATATCGCCGCCAAGAACACCCGTAAAGCCAAAGTCGATCCCTCCCGTCTTCGTCTGATGGAGCGCTGGCAAACCCAGATGAAAGAGAAGGGCTGGGATATGAAAGCCTACCAGGACAGCGTGGTGCCGCGCGACGCGCCGGACGCCGGGGCGGTGGCCATCCCTGCGGCGCACCGGCAACCCGTTCGTGACGCCACGCAACCGGACGCAACCAAAGCGCCGTCGCCCGCAGAACAGCCTGCCCGTGATGAGCAGGTGACACGCAGTAACGGGCAGCGCGACGCGGAACAACCGGCACGGTCTGCAGAAGGGCGTGACCCGGCTGAGCCTGTACCGGCACGCAGTGTTCCGGCGCGGGACAGCGCACCGGCGAGCGCAGAGCGTGGCGGGAACGTTAAAACGGCAGATTCGCAGCAGCCCGACGTCCGTCAGGAGGTGACGGATGCCGTGCGCATGGCGGTCTCCCAGCTGAGCGACAGCAAAACCCGGTTCACCTGGGGTGAACTGCTGCTGAGCACCACCGAGTTCAGCGACAAAATACCCGATGTGAAAGAAATCAAACTGGCGCTGGATGAGGCGCTGAAGGAGGGGCTGATTGTGCCGCTTGATGCGGAGAAAGGGGTATTCACTTCCCGCCATCACCTCCTCGATGAGCTCTCCATTCAGGCCTTGGGAAAGGAGCACCTCAGCGAAACGCACGTTGTCAGCTTCACCCGTCCGGCACAGTACGCGCCGCCCGCCCTTGAGCCTGTTGAGAAGGATGCCCTGGTACTGATGAATGCCCCGAAGGGCGTGGCAGGCATCCGCGAACTGACGGAGCAGCTGGCCGGCATCTCTGCCGCGCATGGCCGCGAAGTGAAGGTGCTGGCCAGCTCGGCTGAACGTGCCATTTCACTGGCAAAATCAGACGTGCTGCGGGAACACATCACCGGGCGGCAGCAGCTGCTGAAGGGGGAACTGAGCCTGCGGCCACAGAGCACGCTCATTATTGAAGGCGCAGAGCGTCTGGGGCTGAAGGAAACGCTGATCCTGCTGGGTGAGGCGCGGGAAAAAGACGCCCAGCTGGTCTTCCTCGACAGCGCGGGTCGTCAGGCGAACGGGAATGCCATGTCAGTGCTGGAGTCTGCCGGCGTGAGGCGCAGCCGCCGCACGGAGCCGTCGCCGGGTCTTGAAGCAGAGGTTATCAGTATTGCTGACAAGCGCGATCGGTACAGTGCGCTGGCCACCCGCTTTGCGGAGCTGAATCCCGGCACGGAGCCGGTGACGGCGGTGGTAATCGGGCAGCGCGAGCAGAAGCAGCTGACAGGCCTTATCCGCGATGCCCTGCAGAACGCGGGGCAGCTTGAGCGTGACGGTGTCACCATTGAGGCGCGCACACCGGTGTGGCTGGACAGCAAAACCCGCCGGATGACCGGGTCTTACCGTGCCGGTCAGGTTCTGGAGGACCGCACGGAGCGTGAAGCCCGGCACTTTATTATCGACAGGGTGCATGAGGAGACCCGGATGCTGTCGCTTATCGACAGCGACGGGGTACTGGTCAGACAGAAAATCAGCGACCTGACCGCCGACTGGCGACTCTTCAACAGCGAGCAGCTGCACGTTGCCGGCGGCGACAAACTGATTGCGCTGGCCGCCGACCGCGGTGCAGGCCTGAAGGCAAAAGACAGACTGACCGTAACCGGCGTCAGCCCGCAGGGCATCGGGGTCATGCGGGACGGAAAGGCCGTCACGCTGCCGGCAGACAGGCCGCTGTATGTGACCCACGGCTACGTGGCCGGGCCGGGCAACCGTGACAACGACACCGGCGTGGTACTGGCCGCTCTTAATTCGCGGGATATCTCTGCCCAGACCGTGAACTCCCTGGCGCAGTCCGGGAGCCGCGCGGAGATATTTACGGCCGAGACGCAGGACCGGGCGGAGGCACGGCTGCAGCGAATGCGTGTCGACAATTCGCCGGTGCAGCTTGTGACGAAACTCAGCGGTGAGGCCGACATCAGCAGCGCCGTCCGGACACTTCAGGCCGGTGTGCTGAGTGACGCCGCGCTGGCGGTCCGGCGTGCCATTGCCGATCAGCAGTCCGTCACCCTCAACGAGCTGAAGCTGGCTGAGGCCGCGACGGCGTTTCATCCGGGTCTGACGGAAGTGACGCGTGAAATCAGTGCGATGATCAAAAACGGCGACCTTATCCGCGTCCCGAACAAAACAGAGCCCCTGCTGGTTGCCCGCGCGACCTGGGAGATGGAGAAAACCATCATCAGCGCCATTGTCGCGGGCAAGGACACGCAGGTGCCCCTGATGGAGCAGGTGGATAACGCCCTGCTCGACGGGCTGACGCAGGGACAAAAGGCAGCGGCGCAGCTGGTCCTCAACAGCCGTGACCAGTTTACCGGCATACAGGGGTATGCCGGGGTGGGTAAAACGACCCAGGTGCGCGCGGTGAAAACCGCACTCGACACCCTGCCGGCATCCGCCCGGCCCGCGCTGCATGGCCTTGCACCGACGCACCAGGCGGTGAAGGAGCTGCGGGCGGTGGGGATCGAGGCGCAGACGGTCAAATCCTTCCTCGTCGAATATGACCAGATGAAGGCCGCCGGCGAAAAGCCCGACTTCAGCAACCGCGTCTTCCTTATCGATGAATCCTCGATGCTGGGCAACCAGGACACTGCCGCCGCGTATCTGGCCATTCAGGCCGGCGGGGGGCGGGGCGTGTCGATGGGGGACATCGATCAGTTTGAATCCCCGGAATCAGGGGCACCGTTCAGGCTGGTTCAGGAGCGCAGCCCGATGGATGTGGCCATCATGAAACAGATTGTCCGCCAGAAGGAAGTCAACCTGCGTGACGCGGTACATGACGTCATTGATAACCGCATCGATGCCGCGCTTGAGCGGCTGAAGCATCAGCCTGCGGATCTCGTTGCCCGTCAGGAACCGGACTGGCAGCCCCCTGCTGAGGGACTGGCGGAGTCAGACAACCCGGTCAGTGACTTGGTGGCTGACTGGCTCAGCCGCACGCCGAAGGCACGGGATGAAACGCTCATTATTGCCCAGCTGAACGACGATCGCGCGGCCATTAACCGGGAGATTTTTGACGCACTGGACGCGCGGGAGGAGCTGGGCGAGAAAAAAATCAGCGTGCCGGTGCTGGAAAAAATTAAGCATACCCGGCATGAGTTCAACAAGCTGGCGGCCTGGGAGGCGGGGATGGTGCTGAAGCGCGGCGACACCTATCAGGATGTGGTGGCCGTCGATTATAACGGCTCGCTTGTTACCGTCCGGAACGAGAATGACCGGATCGCGATGGTTTCACCCCGCGAGCTGCTCACCGGCGACGTGGAGCTGTTTAAGCGCAGCGAGAAAATACTCGCAGCGGGTGCCGTGGTGCGCTTCACCGTCACCGACCGTAACCGGGGGCAGGCTGCCAACCAGAAATTTACCGTTGAGAAGGTGACCGACAGCGGGGACATCGTGCTGCAGGGCGCGGACGGCAGGAAAACCATCAATCCCGTGCAGGTCAGGGCCGAACAGCATCTGGATTATGCCTGGGCCATCACAGGCTATGGCGCACAGGGTGCCAGTGAGGGGGCGGTACTGGCGCTGGAAGGGACGGAGGGAAGCCGCCAGGCAATGGCCCACAAACGTGCCTTTTACATTTCGTTATCGCGTGCAAAACAGCATGTGCAGGTCTACACGGACGGGACGGAAAAGTGGGTCAGGAGCATCAAGCGAACCGAGTACGATCTGAAGACGGCGCACGATGCCCTCAGCCCGCAGACAGAGCGCAAACAGGCGAAGGTTATCTGGGCGATGGGACAGCCTGTCGGAAAAACCGCGATAGGGCGCGCGTGGTCGCGGCATGAGGCGATGGGAGAGCATAACCTCACCGCAAGAGTGATCCCGGCCACCCGGCGTTTCCCGGACCCGTCCCTGGCGCTGCCCCTGTATGACAACAACGGTCGCAGCGCCGGGCTGGCGCTCGTCTCACTGGTGGCAAGTGACACCGGTCGCCTGATGCGGGGTGACGTGCGTATGGTGGCCACCCAGGGCGCGACCGGAGCAGTCATGCAGCGCAGCCGCAGCGGAAACACCCATGTGGTACGCACGGCTGACGAGGCATTTAAGGCGGTGAGGGAGCACCCCGGGGACGGTGTGGTATGGCAGACAGGCGACGAGAAGCCTTCACCGTGGATGCTGAAAGTCAGCCAGGGCGCAGCCCTGTCGGAAGAGGCTGCCCGTGCACAGACGATCAGGCTTGCTGAGTCAGAGGCCGTGACGGTGCCGGCAGCCGCACCCGTGCGTGACGATGAATCTGTTCCTGCCCGTGCCATTGAGCAGGCCATTCAGGAACTGCGGGGAAGCGATGAATATGCAATTGCAGAGGCACAGCGTCAGCAGGAGATGCAGGCGTATGAAGAATACCAGAGCCGTATTGTGCTGCCTGAAGAAGAGCGTGTCGCGGATATCCGTCTCAGTTTGAAAGACGACACCACGCCAGAGCGCGTACCTGACGGGAAGGACATCGCGCGCATTGCCGGCGAGGAGCGGGAACTTCAGGCGGATAAAGACCGGCCCGGCCCGCTGCCGGCTCTGTCGCAGGATAAAGCCACCGGCGAGCGTGCCGTTGCCGGGCAGGTGGCCCGTGAGCTTGCTGAGCACCAGCGTGACATGCCGCTGCCGCGCGATATGCCTGAGCGCGGACGCGAGATAGAGCATCAGGAACACGCGCCCCCACGCACCATTCAGAAAGAACGTTAA
- a CDS encoding YnfU family zinc-binding protein has product MSIIDYAMKFISGASMTPVICPVCGFRSSQSLAKVRRKQAMLCPGCKALFVSSP; this is encoded by the coding sequence ATGTCTATTATTGATTACGCAATGAAATTCATCAGTGGTGCATCGATGACCCCTGTCATCTGCCCCGTCTGTGGCTTCCGGTCATCTCAATCTCTCGCGAAAGTTCGCCGTAAGCAAGCAATGCTGTGCCCGGGATGCAAGGCGCTGTTTGTCTCGTCGCCTTAA